A DNA window from Gigantopelta aegis isolate Gae_Host chromosome 4, Gae_host_genome, whole genome shotgun sequence contains the following coding sequences:
- the LOC121371252 gene encoding insulinoma-associated protein 1a-like has protein sequence MPRGFLVKRSRTSAYSYREKRHSDDDRLSDSGSEHELVYTSFGSPDSGYSASPISLTFRDSERYVALDRYNNNVPVSSSNVLHNGSSSSHPQSSPLYFSAFDRLTLCTDNSPLKVPQVPDNLNQSRSSTPNSPRKRGSVEPERKTLSTKKPKAARKINFDIDKTSPVSGTIIKDFSDSEDDGARIVCGDIEPVYNCVEVTPEARAELDKIENKIGDYICQLCKEIYQDAFQLAQHRCSRIVHVEYRCPECDKVFNCPANLASHRRWHKPKQTSANKPSAPAKILPADQNANEHNDMNNINSLEHATRMTNDDGKHVVTPLSPSSADNKVPPNEDGQYHCETCGKKFRRHAYLRKHVLSHTSETPLPCQFCAKIFLNETARAKHEAQHGSENKELACNVCSVKFPNKGVLDKHVRTHNKDVYTCKYCSSTFYSSPGLTRHINKCHPSENRQVILLQLPVTRPC, from the coding sequence ATGCCAAGGGGGTTTCTCGTGAAGCGATCCCGGACCAGCGCGTACTCGTACCGAGAGAAGCGTCACTCGGACGACGACAGGCTCTCGGACAGCGGGTCGGAACACGAACTCGTCTACACCAGCTTCGGCTCCCCAGACTCGGGATACTCCGCCAGTCCCATTTCACTGACATTCCGCGACAGCGAGAGATATGTCGCCTTGGACCGATACAACAACAACGTCCCGGTCAGCAGTTCCAACGTACTGCACAacggcagcagcagcagccatcCCCAGTCGTCGCCGCTGTATTTCTCGGCGTTTGACAGACTCACTCTGTGTACGGACAATTCTCCACTCAAAGTTCCACAAGTTCCGGACAATCTGAACCAGTCGAGGAGTTCCACGCCGAATTCTCCTCGGAAGCGAGGCAGCGTGGAACCGGAGAGAAAAACCTTGTCTACGAAGAAGCCAAAAGCTGCGAGAAAGATCAACTTTGATATCGACAAGACGTCGCCGGTGTCTGGTACCATCATTAAGGACTTCTCCGACAGCGAGGACGACGGGGCCAGGATAGTGTGCGGGGATATAGAGCCTGTGTACAACTGTGTGGAAGTTACACCCGAAGCTCGAGCAGAACTggacaaaattgaaaataaaattggaGACTACATCTGCCAGCTTTGTAAAGAAATATATCAGGACGCTTTCCAGCTCGCGCAGCACCGCTGTTCGCGCATCGTTCATGTGGAATACCGATGCCCAGAGTGTGACAAAGTTTTCAACTGTCCTGCCAATCTCGCCTCCCACAGAAGGTGGCACAAGCCGAAGCAGACGTCAGCCAACAAACCTTCTGCTCCTGCTAAGATTCTACCGGCAGATCAGAACGCGAACGAGCACAATGACATGAACAATATCAATTCGCTGGAGCATGCCACAAGGATGACGAACGACGACGGGAAACACGTTGTAACACCGCTGTCGCCTTCATCGGCCGATAACAAAGTTCCACCTAACGAAGACGGCCAGTATCACTGTGAAACCTGTGGCAAAAAGTTCCGGCGTCACGCCTATCTGAGAAAGCACGTCTTGAGTCACACGAGCGAGACACCCCTGCCGTGTCAGTTTTGTGCAAAGATCTTTCTGAACGAGACTGCACGTGCAAAGCACGAAGCCCAACACGGCAGTGAAAACAAAGAACTAGCCTGCAACGTGTGCAGCGTGAAATTCCCCAACAAGGGTGTTTTGGACAAGCATGTGCGCACGCACAACAAGGACGTTTACACGTGCAAATACTGCTCGAGCACCTTCTACAGTTCCCCGGGACTAACGAGACACATTAACAAATGTCACCCGTCGGAAAACAGACAGGTTATCCTCTTACAGCTTCCGGTAACTAGACCTTGTTGA